The segment TTAACAAAAAGAACCTTCAGTAATTGAAATATCTATTGCCTGGTTGAAGAAGGGAGTACCAAGTTTGCATATGGATCTCAGCCCTTAAAACAGAAGgcatttattatattacatactTTTAATTTGTCCAACTTGTACAGATTgagactgaaataaaaaaaaattctcaagaatTCAACTGCATAGGTACATGCTTAAGTAAAACTTGTTTATACAAGCTTCTATGTAATTCTTTACATACTTTATtagagtgaaaaaaattttaaatcatgtATCTTTGTACCCTTCATACAGCCTTAGATATAGTAGGgaagcaaatatttgttaaatgaatttgATCACAACTTGCCTTCCAATTTGTTGGtcaaatttttataatttttcatgtTCTTTACTAAAGGCAGAATGGAAAGACACAATTATAACTACTATCATCTTAAATATGTTATAGATTGAAAGAATATGCCCTTAAAATGCTCTTGCCACATTTTCTGGACTCCACAGCCACGATGCTCACATTATCACATGCCACATCTGTGAATTCACtacagggaaaaaagagaaaatgcttgTAAATGAAAAACATGTAACAAGAGTTTAATGTTACCAATTACCCTCCGGGGTGAGTCACTTCTGTAAAGACAATTTCACCTTTCCAAAGGGTTCTTGGACCTTGAGAGCTACCTGGGACACTAGATGTGAGAGTTTTGGGAACCCAAGTGGCTGCTGTGGAGCAAGAAAGCATTGTTGGGATGTTTCAGACTGAGTGGCAATCACAACCTTTTGTACTTAGACATCCAAACTTAGGCACTAAAATCCCAAGAAGCACTCACTCACTGGATTTTTGCCAAACAAAGGCCTGCTTTCTATTGAATTTGTAAGGTTCACTGGTTCAGTAACTAAGGTAGTATTCATTCAAATTAAAAACAGCATTCCACAATGCTTCAGAGTATCAAAATGAAGTGTTCCAAAGAGCTGAAATTTCAACATTTATATGAAAACTCATAAAGGGATTCTAAGTCAGTCCCCTTAGAAGATCCTATTCCCATCCCTAGGTGATGGCCCACTTGAAGTAAAATTTGATAGAACAAAATTCCAAAATCTCCAAATAACTGAAGGCAATGCCTTGAAGTTGCTTTTACAGGAATAGCCCTTTATAGGCACCTGAACTATACACAAAACTGCCCCAAGTTACATCTCAATAAATGTGGGAATAAAGGCAGGAAACAGTAAGTTTCACACgaattttaattttcccacaggAATCACCACTTTAAACATTATTCATTCTCACAGCCATTAAGTCTCAGACTGCCAATGTTCCAAGTGTGCTTGCCCTGAGGTTTGCATGGTTTTCATCACCTTGCACAACTGAACCCCTTGTTTTTGCAAATGCCAACCTTGCTCTCCAAGCCGAACCCACAAGAGTAGACACTAACAAAACTACAGACTCAGCTTAGAAAATGGCTATTAGTAATAAATGGACATCTCTAggacatttaaagcttttcaaagctctttcccatcattttatcttcacatccaTCTTGATAGGTAGTTTAGTGAACAtgtattttccagatgaagaaactgacagtGAGAAATTACCTGGACCACCTGTGAGATCCCCCTAGTAAGTGATAGCAGCTCTTCAGAACAActgtgttcttttcccttttccatgtgTACACTCTTAGAGAGATGTCCTGGGAGGAGGTGACAACACGAAAACTGtccttaaaatgagaagataggaAGTGAGTCtacccaaaatttaaaaaaagaaaagggagaatgatGGTTGAGTACCTGAATTACCATACCACCCATATGGATGTGATTGTCTGGTGATGGTCTTGAAAGGATGCTAACAGGTCGCCAGTCATTGAAAAGACTGTCAGCTCTGATCCACATCCCAGCAGAATGATGTCAGTACCATGGCTTTCCAGTATATGAGGCTTTCTCACAGATTTTGGCAATATGAAACTTGCAACTTCTTGAGCTtctatcattaaaaaaacaaacaaaaatcagtaAATAGCTCACATGGTAGCTAAAGCTTTTAGCATCTAAAAATTACTAGTCCTAGAACAACTAACAAATATAGTGACACAAACACATTtattgcatttattaaataccaaaaGATAGCtaaattttgtgaaagaaaagatcAAATTAGGGTGAAGTATCTAAAAATTCTAAAATGACTCATTTCCATTAATATCAGCGTTTCCCATCCATTGTTTTTCTGATAACAAActagcaattttaaaaatctgaaaaactTTGTGGGTTCTAAACTCGTAGGCCTGTATTTCATTTCATTGGTGGGAAAGGTGGTAGGAATAAGCTAAGGTGAGAAAGAACACTATTTTACTTCTCAATTTTCACCTAATATCTGGCAGAAGGCACTGCAAACAGCATATGCTTAAAAGTTAGATACAGCAAGCTTTGATAATAAGCTCTGGGAGATATCATTGTACAGAAAGAAGGCTGGTTCTGAAATCAGAGCACCTGGGTTCTAAGTCTAAACCCATcttgatgcttactacctgtttgGCCTTGGGAAAGTGCCTTTCATGTCTTACaccttttcctcatttgtaatagaATGAGGGAACTGGACTTAATGCCCTCTGGTTAGCTCTAATCCCTAGGTGAGGTGTTTATGTGGTACATGGGGACTTGGGCCTTTACACTTTAATTCCTATGAAGCATCTGGAATGGGGATGGTAGTGAATTCAAGTTTTATCAAGGGAAAGGTTGTGCTGAGTACTGAGTTTATCTCCCTAAtctagaaataaaatactaattacatttcctgaaaaaaaaattcctttaaaccAAGTCAAAGAATCATGCTACTTCTACCATGACTGAAGCATTCTGAGGAAAAGACAGTGAAAATAGTAAGTATAAAAATGTCAGGGAAAACAAATAATTCTTCATACCAGTGTCAGAAAGGTTCAGACATAAGAGTATCTGCCTATATTAAAGGCTGGTCTACCATATTTAAGTCACTGTATGAGATATTCAGTGACCTGTCAGAACTGTGGAAGGGTACTCTGTCCAGAACTACTGTGATCCACTGAACTAGGGACCAGGAAAGATCTCCTTATATAATAGTATCTCCCTCAGTCAGTGGTCCATCCAATCTAGCCCCCAAAGGGGCATTTGACAACGTGGTGAGAAGGACTAATGCTTTAATGATGTCAACCACAAAAGTCAGGGAAATACTCCAAAGACCATTATTGTAAAAACTTCAAAAATTCTGAGGCAAATACTACTTTGACAGAATCAGTTCCTAGTCACACAATATTTTGGCTTAGaatttcatgagttgctgtggccaaaaaaaaaaaaaaaaggtgtcaaCAGGGAGTTGGTCATGGACCTCCAAGTTTACATAGATTATTTCCTTTGACAATGTATGAAAAGTCTATTCTGATGCCTATATGTAAAGCTTTTCTTTAGGACCTGAAAGAGGTTCATTCTCGATTGGTATATCCTTTGAGAATGTGTTATCAACATCTTAGTTCCCATTAATAATCCACTATGGATGAGTTATCCATGAATTTATCAAATCCTTTGAGTACAGCTTTAGCACTTACTCACTCTTTGTGATAAGATATTCTATATAAATACACAAGATATTCTACATATCACAAGATAGTCTCTCTCGATAGAtggatataaacatatatacacacacttcaAGAAGACTCTCGATGACCAGTTGTTTGTCTTGTCaaggagatttttatttttttgatgtgGGCTGGACTACATGACTACTGAAGTTCCTTCCCAATTTTTGGAAATTCTGTGATGACCTGCAATATAGGTCTGGAACTTTGACTTTTAAGTCCTGTTCCCCACCACATCCACCCTCTCCAAGATGTCCTATGTCCTCATGTCTCCTAAGCCATACATGTAAAGGGCCTAATCACCTTAATAATCATTTCCCAAGCCTACATTATCTccaagaatcacaaaatttcagaaatAGAAGGTACCTCAGCATCTATCTACCCCAacccacatctgaaaaatgaccCCTACTACATCATACTCAACACATGGTCATCCAGTTTTTACTTGAACTACAGGGAAGGGTGGAGATTCATTAACTCTCAAGGTAGCCcatccacttttggatagctcgcATTGTTTAGAAATttccctgacatcaagcctaagaGCTTCTCTGTATAACTTTTACGGATTGCATCTAGTTCTGTCCTGTGGGGCCaggcaataaataaaaataattcatagaactgacagagctaggagggacttGAGAAATCGTTTAATTCAAACTTTcaattttacataagaggaaatcAAGGTtcagaaattaaatgatatgTCAAGGGTCAGGCAGCTAGTTATTGCCATATTCCATTCTAAAATCCAAGTTCCTGCTTCCTAGGGTAGGGGCTGTTTTCtctataccacacacacacacacacacacacacacacacacacacacacacacacacgtgtgtgtctCCTCTATACAAcaaatacgtgtgtgtatatatatatatatatgtgtgtgtgtgtatatttatcctgtataccACATATACCATGTGTTTTTTCATTAGTGAAACAAAAGTACAAATTTTTACTTATATAAGGGGCAAAGCACATAGTTTGGGGAGAGTGGAGCCTACCCAGTATTTCCACCTTATTCTTGGATCGTTTTGAAGATATATCAAAAGTGGTGACAGACAAGTTTCTGGTTCTCCTATCTTCATGCAGCACTATTAACCTGGCTGCCTTTTTGGGTGCCCAGGTGACATTCCAACATTCTCCAACAGGCAGGGAATCAGAAAGAGGCTTATCTTCAGATGGTCTGGTTAAGGAATCTGTATGAAATACCTGCAGAGACATCACAAACACCATTGCAGGTATAACCTGAACTATTCCAGGAACATCTGTGCCTAGGACAAATTCAACTGAAGGTAGGGGGCTGACCTAGAAAGACCTTGAGACCCTAGTGGTGGCAGTGGCCCAGGTGTGCACTTGGGTGATTTAGGCTGGTGAGGAAGCAAGCAGGAAGCAGGCCCAGGAGATAATGTTTGCCTTGTAAAGAAACATGTACCACCTTAGAAGCCAGCAGCCAGGGGCAAAGTTTCATACATTCCATGTTAGCTAGAGCTCTGGGTCCAACTAGACATATTTGGTGAGCAATACATGGGGTTAAGTGGGTTTACTGCTAAGGAATCAATAGCTTTTCCAAAGTTACCTCTATCCTTGTTCTGCTGTTCATAGAACATCATGTACCAATGGTACCACCTGATTTCAGATTCTGAATAGTCACACTGAATGATTTTACTCTGATGACAGTGGTGCAGTTACTAGTCCAATGAAAACAGCCAAGGTACAATCACGAGACTTCAGAGTTCTGACAGCTCAGGACCTCAGAGATTATCCAGTCCAACCAATTCCTTTTATGGAGGATGGAACTAAGACAGGAGTAGGAAaacttcttcctcatttccaggTCTTTTCCCTACCACCATCACTCTGGAACCTCTCCTCCTTTAAGGTTCACTGCACACAAGTACAGCAGATCTCAGTGACTGGTGTCTACCCAgtcattcttcctttttctcaagTTTACCCATCTCACCATCTTCCTCTCAACCTCAAATCCTGCCCTTACATTTGATGGCCCCTCAAATACCCTTGCTTCCCAGCCTATCCATTTCCTTCAACAACTCCTATCATCTGCACTTCACATCAACTTAGCCATACACAGATATGATCAGACCCTTGATTCCCATCATTACTCACAATGTTCCACTTTCATAATCCAGAACTC is part of the Notamacropus eugenii isolate mMacEug1 chromosome 3, mMacEug1.pri_v2, whole genome shotgun sequence genome and harbors:
- the FBXW12 gene encoding F-box/WD repeat-containing protein 12 isoform X4; the protein is MARGKPSQDFTCKVISGHEEKIEGMAYLSAIEHRFDRQEKSVVCTVSADCTVRAWNVQEGTEIWSSSVQPAPLRRLLTIPERQLVITMDGQGTIKVWDGKTGKEQATFITPSTWCNLVLCGVPESPFLTVAVREGVLHTFTIPCLKEVSRVTAFQNCHIDLLCCSPDKNWLLVDSTETPDVSLKVFHTDSLTRPSEDKPLSDSLPVGECWNVTWAPKKAARLIVLHEDRRTRNLSVTTFDISSKRSKNKVEILEAQEVASFILPKSVRKPHILESHGTDIILLGCGSELTVFSMTGDLLASFQDHHQTITSIWVDSFRVVTSSQDISLRVYTWKREKNTVVLKSCYHLLGGSHRWSSEFTDVACDNVSIVAVESRKCGKSILRAYSFNL